One window from the genome of Jiangella alba encodes:
- a CDS encoding L-rhamnose mutarotase, with translation MRVALHSVLRPGTGPDYDREHERIPDDLADSFARLGIHEWTIWRVGVRLFHLVACDDFDAAMRALDGDPANERWQAHIGRFVDGFLGGDGGAPAPLVEVWDLGGQRQAG, from the coding sequence ATGCGCGTAGCGCTGCACTCCGTGCTGCGGCCGGGGACGGGACCGGACTACGACCGGGAGCACGAGCGCATCCCGGACGACCTCGCGGACTCGTTCGCGCGGCTGGGCATCCACGAATGGACCATCTGGCGCGTCGGCGTCCGGCTGTTCCATCTGGTCGCATGCGACGACTTCGACGCGGCCATGCGAGCGCTGGACGGCGACCCGGCGAACGAGCGGTGGCAGGCGCACATCGGCCGGTTCGTCGACGGCTTCCTCGGCGGCGACGGCGGCGCGCCGGCCCCGCTGGTGGAGGTGTGGGACCTCGGCGGGCAGCGACAGGCCGGTTGA